The genomic stretch CAGTTAGCACTGATCCGTAGAAAGTAAACCAATTAACCTTTCAACCTTACTTTATGGAACTGACATATTCAACCGCAGAAAAGGCAACAAGAAGGACATACAAGCATTTTACCATTACTTCCCATACTGCTCCCGCCCCTGACACTGCAGGCACGCGCAGACTGGAATTCTTTTATATTGGTAAGAAGGCGGCCAATATTGACCGCCTGATCACCGCTTTTGAAAGCGGATACGCTGCTGAGACCGTCAGCAATGCCATCAACATGCTGAAGCGCCTGGCCAGCTCCAGGAACAGCATGCCGGACCTGATCATCATGGAAGCAGCCGGCGGGCCTGAATCCCTCCGCGAGCTGCACCAGTTCATGATCAGCCATAAAGCACTGGCTGCCGTTCCCCTGGTTGCCGAAGTTTCCGGCATGCAGCCGGAAGCCCTCCATGGTTTAAAGAATCTCCGTTTCATTGATGATATGATGGTGCTGGGCGATCACAACCGCTCCACCCTCACCCGCAAGATCAGCTTCCTGAAAAGGATTAAACATGCCGTAGTTCATGAAACTGCCGGCTTCGGGATTGAAACCTCTTTCAAAGAGCCTTCTTTGTTCACCGCCGTTGCCAAACGCAGCTTTGATGTGGTGGTTTCCAGTTCCCTGCTGCTGGCCCTGAGCCCGGTTATGATCCTGGTCATGGCCGCTATCCGGCTGGAGTCCAGGGGTTCCCTCTTCTATATCGCCAAACGGGCAGGCCGGGGTTACAGGATCTTCAACTTCTATAAGTTCAGGACCATGTTTGTAGGAGCCGACCAGAAAGTAAAGGAGATGTCCCACCTGAACCAATACAATACCAATAACACCGGTCCCGTTTTCTTCAAAGTGGACAATGACCCCCGTATTACCCGTGTAGGTAATTTCCTGCGCAAGACCAGCCTGGACGAACTGCCCCAGCTGCTCAATGTACTGCTGGGCGATATGTCGCTGGTAGGAAACAGGCCGCTGCCGCTGTACGAAGCCGCCTCCCTTACTACCGACGAGTGGGCCAAACGTTTCATGGCGCCCGCCGGCATCACCGGTCTCTGGCAGGTGAAGAAAAGGGGTAAGAAAGAAATGTCCGTGGAAGAAAGGCTGAACCTGGATATCGATTACGCCGATCGTTACAGCTTCATGTATGATCTGTGGATCATGGCCAATACCCCTTCCGCACTGATCCAGTCAACAAAGGCTTAATGACGTGCAGGCCAAAGGGCCCACGTTACACCTCTAATACATTCACAAAAAGAAAGCGCCATGGAACAGGGGCAGGAGCCTTTTATATCCATCATTACACTCAATTATAACCAGACCGACGTTACCTGCGCCTTCCTGGAATCCACCAGGAAACTCCGCTACCGCAATTACGAGATCCTGGTCTGTGATATGGACTCCAAAGTGGACCCCACCCGCCAGATCCTGGCAGGCAATTATCCCAACACACGTATCCTGCTCAGAAAAGAGAACCTCGGCTTTGCCGGCGGCAACAACTGGGGCATGCGCCAGGCTATTGGCGATTATTTCTTCATTGTAAACAATGATACAGAGGTCACGGACAACCTGCTTAACCGACTGCTGCAGCCTTTCCGCGAGCGGGAGGATATCGGTGTCACCTGTCCGAAGATCATGTATTTTGACCAGCCTAACGTTATACAATACGCGGGATTCAATCCCATGAACCATTTTACCGGCAGGACCACCAGCATTGGCACACTGGAAGTGGACAATGGCCAGCACAATGTATCCGGCCCCACTTTTGGCGCCCATGGCTGCGCTATGCTGGTGAAAAAAGAAGTGGTGGAGAAAGTAGGGATGTTCCCCGAAAGATTCTTTCTTTATTATGAGGAATGGGACTGGTCGGCCAGGATCCGCAAAGCCGGTTATACCATCTGGTATACCGCTGATGCCGTGATCTACCATAAGGAATCTGTCAGCGTGGGTAAGGCCAATCCCATGAAGACCTACTACCATACGCGCAACCGGATCCTGTATATCCGCCGCAACGCCAATTTTTTCCAGCAGCTGGTCTTCACCGGCTTTTTCCTGTTCCTTACCATGCCGAAAAATATAGTAGGCTACCTGGTCAATAAACAATTTGATCACCTGAAAAACTTTATCAAAGGCACCACCTGGAACCTGTTTTCCTCCAGCTATTCCAGGACCTGAGGGCCCCAACCGATTATTCAACTATATTTATAATACATGCTTACCCTGGTCCTCCATATATTGTTCGGCATCCTGTTCGCCTACCTGGCGATCAATACCCTCTATTTCTTCATTACCTCGGTGGCCGGGAAATTCTACCGCGCCCCCAACTACCAGCCCGTAGCGGCCAAGAAAAGGATTGCCGTCCTGATCCCTACCTATAAGGAGGACCATATTATTATTAATACCGTGCAGCAGGCCCTGCAGCATGACTATCCCAGGGATAAGTTCACCGTATTTGTGGCGGCCGACAAACTCCAGCCGGCCACCATCGCCCAGCTCCGCGCCATCCCTGCCAATGTACTGGAGGTCCGGTTTGAGCTCAGCTCCAAAGCCCGCTCCCTGAACCAGCTCCTGAACTATATTCCAGAGAACGAGTACGATGTGGCCATCATCATTGACGCAGACAATATCATGCTGCCCGGCTGCCTGGAAAAGGTAAATGCCGCCTTCCAGAAAGGCTTCCGCGCCGTACAGTGCCATCGCATCGCCAAGAACGCCAATACCCCCGTGGCCGTCCTGGACGGGCTCAGCGAGGAGATCAACAACCATATCTTCCGCCGCGGCCAGCGCGCCCTGGGCTTTTCTTCCAATACCATCGGCTCCGGTATGGCCTTTGAATTCAAAAAGCTGAAGGATATCTATAATAAACCCGGTATCCTGGGCAATCCTGCCTGCGACCGGGAAGTGGACTTTGAGACCATGAAGGCGGATATCTGCATCGAATTCATTGATGACGCCTACGTGCTGGACGAGAAAGTGTCCAGCCAGGCCGTGTTTGAAAGGCAGCGCACCCGCTGGATGGAATCCCAGATCATCCACCTGCGCCTGTTCTTCGACAAAAAACAAGGCCATCTCCCCAAAACAAAAGACTACTGGAACAAGCTGTTCGCCAACCTGGCCCCGCCCCGCCTGCTGTTCCTGCTCAGCTACGGCCTCATTGCCGCCCTCTTCGCCATTGAATATTTTACCGGTATCTCCATTCTTTACCCACCCTACGCCTGGTGGTTTGGCCTCACCCTGCTCTACTTCCTGACCTTTGTGATTGCCATCCCCGGGAAATTCTACAACCTGCAAACCCTGCGGGCCATCCTCCGGATACCCCTCCTGATCTGGTCCGTGGTACGCGCTCTTTTCCGTATGAACGTATCCCGGAAAGAGTTCCTGCACACGCCAAAAGCCTTTACACAGGACGGTTCCAAATAATTTGATTTAAGACAACTTGCCCCCTTCAGTAACCGAAAAGCGCTGAAAACCAGTCCTCATGCGCCTTTCGGGAGGCCTCATTGTGTCCCTCCTACGAGTTGATTTTCGTCAGGTTTGTGCTTTCGCTCCTCATTTGGTCTTTATTTTGTGGTGTAATTACCGCTTACTAACCCTCAGCTTGCCTGCCTTTGGGACCATTTTATTGATTAAAATCAAAAATGAAAAAATCAACAGGCAGATGTATCTGACGGGCCAATTTAAGCGTTACTTGGTAAGGTATTTGTATATGTTCCTATACGCCCGGTGCGTATTATATCCAATATCTCAATCCGAAAAATCAACCTAATGAAAAACTCTACCTATTACTGTAGGCAACTTTTCCTGTTGCTCCTACTCTTCCTCGCTGTTTTTTCTTCAGGTTATTCCCAACAGATTGCAACCGGCATTACCGCCAAAAATGGTGAGTATTATGGCTTTTATGAGTATAAGCCAGCCGGTTATGCTACTTCCTCTACCAAATACCCACTCATCATCTTCCTGCATGGCGGGGGCGAAACGGGCAATGGCACCACCGATCTGGCCAAAGTTGCCAGCGTGGGCGGCACACCTCCCCGGCTCATCAAGGACGGGCATAACATGACCTTTGACTGGAACGGGAAGACTGAATCCTTTATCGTCCTTTCTCCCCAGTGTAATAATAAATACTCCTGGTGGCAGGACTGGCAGGTGACCGAGATCCTGGAATACGCCCTGAAGAACCTGAAAGTGGATCCGGACCGTATCTTCCTCACCGGCCTCAGCATGGGCGGCGGCGGCACCTGGCAATATGCCGGCAGGACCCTGGCCAATGCCAAACAATTTGCCGCCCTCGGCGTATCCTGCGGCGCCTGCTCCGATATTGACTGGTGTAATTTTGCCAAAGCCAACCTGCCCATCTGGGCCTTCCACGCCAAGGATGACGGCCCCATTCCCGTTACCTGCACCGAAGCCCAGATTGATAAGATAAAAGCCTGTAATCCCGCCGTACAGCCTTATATGACCATCTGGCCCACCGGTGGCCATGGCATCTGGGGCCGGGTCTATGATCCGGGCTATTCCTGGCAGAACCCCAATCTCTATGAATGGTTCCTGGGACAGAACCGCGGCAAGGCCGTCAACAAAAGACCGGTAGCCGTTGCTTCCGATGTGACCATCACCACTACGCCCGGCACCGCCACCCTGGACGCCTCGGCCTCTACCGATGCCGACGGCAAGATTGTCCGGTACGTGTTCAGTAAGCTCAGCGGCCCCAGCGCCGGCACCATCACTACGCCAGTTTCTACCGACGGCAGGACCACCATCACCGGCCTGACCACCACCGGCACCTATACCTATGAAGTGAAAGTGGTGGACGACCGGGCCGACTGGGTCACCAAGACCGTCACCGTAACAGTGAATGCAGGCACGCCCGGCGCTACCAAACCTATTGCCAATGCCGGCGCTGATATTCTGGTCTATACACCGGCCACCACCGCCACCCTGGACGGCAGCGCCTCTTACCATCCTGACACCAAGAGCTCCATTGCCAAATACGCCTGGACCCAGCTCAACGGCCCCGTATCCGCCAAATTCAGCAGCACCAGCGTGGCCAAACCTGAGCTCAGCGGGCTCAGCACCGGCGTGTATACCTTCCGCCTGACCGTGACCGATACCTACGGCAATACCGCCTCCGATGATGTAGTGGTGACCGTTAAAGTATATAACATATATCCGGTGGTGAATGCAGGCGCTGATCAGACCATCACCCTGCCCACCAGTTCCGTGACCCTGGACGCCAGTGGTTCCAAAGACCCTGACGGTTCCCTCAAAGCTTTTGAATGGAGTTGGGTCAGCGGCCCCTCCACCTATACCATTGTCAGTCCCTCCGCCATGTCTACCGTGGTGAAGGACCTCAAAGAAGGAGTATATGAATTCAAGGTTCGCGTCTGGGACGATCTCTATGACTCTGCCAATGACACCGTGAAAATTACCGTCAAAGCAGCTACGGCCCCGGTGAACCAGCCACCTGTAGCCCAGGCCGGTAAAGACATCAGCATCACCCTGCCCACCAGTGAGACCACCCTGGACGGCAGCGCTTCCAGTGATCCGGAGAACAAGCTCAGCAGTTATGCCTGGAAGAAAACTGCCGGTGGCAATGTGGTGATCGCCAGCGCCAAATCCGCTACTACAAAGATCAGCGGGCTGGAAGAAGGCAGTTATAGTTTTGTCCTCACCGTAACAGACAGTGAAGGCCTTACAAATACCGATACCGTACGGGTAGTGGTCAATCCTGCACCGCCCCCCGCCAATAAAGCCCCTACCGCCAATGCGGGCAAAGACCTTATTATCACCCTGCCAACCAGCAATGTAACCCTCAGCGGCAGCGCTTCCACAGATCCCGATGGCAGCATTGCCAGCTATGCCTGGAGCTATATCAGCGGCCCGGCAGGCTACAAGATCAATAGTCCGGCCACCGTCAGCACTACGGTGACCGGACTGGCCGAGGGCACCTATCGTTTCAAACTGGTGGTCACCGACAATGGCGGGCTTACCGCCGCAGATACCGTGCAGGTGACTGTAAAACCCAAGCCCAATGAGGCCCCCACGGCCAATGCCGGTAAAGACCTCACCATCACCCTGCCAACCAGCAGCGTTACCCTCAGCGGCAGCGCTTCCACAGATCCTGATGGCAGCATCGCCAGCTACGCCTGGAGCTACATCAGCGGACCGGCCGGCTATAAGATCAGCAGCCCTGCTACTGTCAGCACTACCGTTACCGGACTGGCGGAAGGGACTTATCGTTTCAAGCTGCTGGTCACCGACAATGGCGGGCTCACCGCCACGGACACTGTGCAGGTGACCGTAAAACCCAAACCCAATGAGGCTCCCACGGCCAATGCCGGTAAAGACCTCACCATCACCCTGCCAACCAGCAGCGTTACCCTCAGCGGCAGCGCTTCCACAGATCCTGATGGCAGCATCGCCAGCTACACCTGGAGCTACATCAGCGGACCGGCCGGCTACAAGATCAGCAGCCCTGCTACTGTCAGCACTACGGTGACCGGACTGGCCGAGGGCACCTATCGTTTCAAACTGGTAGTCACTGACAATGGTGGCCTCACCGCCGCAGATACTGTGCAGGTGACCGTAAAACCCAAGCCCAATGAGGCCCCCACGGCCAATGCCGGTAAAGACCTCACCATCACCCTGCCAACCAGCAGCGTTACCCTCAGCGGCAGCGCTTCCACAGATCCTGATGGCAGCATCGCCAGCTACGCCTGGAGCTACATCAGCGGACCGGCCGGCTATAAGATCAGCAGCCCTGCTACTGTCAGCACTACGGTGACCGGCCTGGCGGAAGGCACCTATCGTTTCAAGTTGGTGGTCACCGACAATGGCGGGCTTACCGCCGCGGACACCTTGCAGGTGACCGTGAAGCCTATGCCTGTCACCAATAAGACCCCGGTAGCCGATGCCGGTGATAATATTGAACTCACTTTCCCCATTGTGGCCACTATGCTGAACGGCACCCGTTCCTATGATCCCGATGGAAAGATCGTTTCCTATACATGGAGCCGTATAAGCGGCCCGGCGGCCTTTAGCCTTGCCTTACCCAATCAGGCCAGCACCCTGGTGCTCAGCCTGGAAGTTGGCACCTACCAGTTCCGACTGGAAGTTAAGGATGATGGCGGCCTTACCGCCGCAGACACCGTGCAGGTCAAAGTATTGCCCCTGATCCCGCCGCCCAACCAGGCGCCCGTGGCCAGCGCCGGGAAGGATATAGTAACCACGCTGCCGCAGAACCAGGTGACACTCAATGGCAGCCTCTCCAGCGATCCGGACGGGACTATCACCGCCTATGCCTGGAGCTGGGTCAGCGGCCCCACCCAATACAAGCTCAGCAATCCGGCTGCAGTCAGCACCACCCTCAGTAACCTGGTGGAAGGCACCTATGCCTTTAAGCTGCAGGTGACCGATAATAGCAAGGCCAGCAGCTATGACACCATCAGGGTGACCGTGCTGCCGGAACCCAACAAAGCGCCGGTGGCCAGCGCCGGCAACGATTTCAGCGTTTACCTGCCTAACCCCGTTATCCGGCTCAACGGCACAGGCTCTTCAGACCCGGATGGCAGCATCAGCAGCTGGTCCTGGAAAAAGATCAGCGGACCGGGCACCATCAATATCAGCAACGCCACTAAGGCTGAGGCTTCTGTACTGGGCGTACAGGCAGGCGAGTATGTGTTTGAGCTGACCATTGCCGACAATAAAGGCGCTACGGCCAGCGCCCGTGTGAAGGTGACGGTTTTACCCACCCCCAACCTGAAACCCGTGGCCAATGCGGGAAAAGACACGGGAATAGCTGTCCCCGCCAGCACAGTTTTTCTGAGCGGAGCCAACTCTTACGACCCGGATGGCGTCATTACGCAGGTAACCTGGAAGAAGGTGCAGGGCCCTGCCAGCTTCTTCCTGGAAAGCCCCGGAAGTGTAACTACTGCTGTGGGAGAGTTGATTGTCGGGGAATACATTTTCGAGCTCAGTGTAACGGATAATAAAGGGGCTACAGCCAAAGACAGCGTGAAGGTCTCGGTGGTCAACAATTTCCGTTACGAGGAGCGTATCAGAGCCTATCCCAACCCTGTTCGCCAGGGTACGCTGAACCTGCTGTGCATGAGTGACAGTGCGGGCCAGGCCAGGATCACGATCTTTGATATGGAGGGCAGACTGGTGCGGGTGCAATCGGGCCTCAAGGCGCAATCGGTAGCTGTTCTGACGGTACCGGTGGCTGGCTTAAGGCCGGGTGTGTACACCGTGGAGGTAAGGATCGGAGACAGGAAGCGCCTCCTGACCAGATTTGTCAAACAATAGCGGAAGGCACGCAGCGCCGCTACGCATAAAAAACCTTATTCGCTGAAACCCTTTACAGGAAAGCGTTTTCAGTTACTGAAAAAACTACGTCGCATAAAGGTCTAATCTTCTTGCATTCAGAAAGGTTATTTACATAATGATCTTTCTGAATGCAGGATATTAAAAAAATAGCACGTCATTTTAACAAGATTGGTATAGTAATTGCGCCTTTTTCACGTCCGAAAATTCTTTCCCTATTTAAGCCCCGGCAGTCCAATAATTCAGTGCCGCTATCCATCCATTTGTTCACGCACTTGTGATCGAGCGCAACCGTTTTAGCTTCCGGTCTACCATTTTCCTTATCAAGTTGAACATTTCATCGTTGATTGAATGGTGAATTATCCATCATCATTCCTGTGATCGCTTCAAAAGCGATCATACTTAAATCCTATTTCTCAACCGGAATTTGAAAATTTGATTGATCTCTATGAGAAACTTCTTAATGGGCTTATTAGGCGTTCTGATGACCGTTACAGCGGCTGCGCAACAAGTAGCAACCGGCCTCACCGCCGCTAATGGTGATTATCTTGGGTTCTACAAGTACACACCCACAGATTACAACAGCAACACATCAACCAAGTATCCGCTCATCATCTTCCTTCATGGCGGTGGTGAAAAAGGAAACGGCACTACCGAACTGGCCCGGATCGCCACGGTAGGCGGCACCCCTCCAAGGATCCTTGCCGACGGCGGCAACATGGACTTCACCTGGAATGGTAAAAAAGAATCCTTCATTGTTCTCTCCCCGCAGTGCCCCTCCAAATATGGCTGGTGGCAGAACTGGATGGTAGACGAGATCTACAACTACGCCATCAAGAACCTGCGTGTGGATCCCAACAGGATCTACCTCACCGGCCTCAGCATGGGCGGCGGCGGTACCTGGCAGTATGTTGGCTCCTCGCTGGCCAACGCCCAGAAATTTGCCGCTATTGGCATTTCCTGCGGCGCCTGCAGCAGCGGCTCCAACTTTGCCAATATTGCCAATGCCAACCTGCCTACATGGGCTTTTCACGCCAAAGATGACACGGATGTTCCTTACACCTGTACAGTAGCGCATGTTGACAAGATCAAAGCTTCCAACCCGGCTGTACAGCCTTACATGACCTTATGGCCTGACGGTCTCCATTATATCTGGGGCCGGGTTTATGATCAGGGTTACACCTGGCAGAACCCCAACCTCTATGAGTGGTTTCTCGGCCAGGACAAATCAAAACCCGTTAACAAACGACCCACCGCCAATCCCGGCGGCGCCCAGACCATCCTCACAGGCAC from Candidatus Pseudobacter hemicellulosilyticus encodes the following:
- a CDS encoding sugar transferase → MELTYSTAEKATRRTYKHFTITSHTAPAPDTAGTRRLEFFYIGKKAANIDRLITAFESGYAAETVSNAINMLKRLASSRNSMPDLIIMEAAGGPESLRELHQFMISHKALAAVPLVAEVSGMQPEALHGLKNLRFIDDMMVLGDHNRSTLTRKISFLKRIKHAVVHETAGFGIETSFKEPSLFTAVAKRSFDVVVSSSLLLALSPVMILVMAAIRLESRGSLFYIAKRAGRGYRIFNFYKFRTMFVGADQKVKEMSHLNQYNTNNTGPVFFKVDNDPRITRVGNFLRKTSLDELPQLLNVLLGDMSLVGNRPLPLYEAASLTTDEWAKRFMAPAGITGLWQVKKRGKKEMSVEERLNLDIDYADRYSFMYDLWIMANTPSALIQSTKA
- a CDS encoding glycosyltransferase family 2 protein is translated as MEQGQEPFISIITLNYNQTDVTCAFLESTRKLRYRNYEILVCDMDSKVDPTRQILAGNYPNTRILLRKENLGFAGGNNWGMRQAIGDYFFIVNNDTEVTDNLLNRLLQPFREREDIGVTCPKIMYFDQPNVIQYAGFNPMNHFTGRTTSIGTLEVDNGQHNVSGPTFGAHGCAMLVKKEVVEKVGMFPERFFLYYEEWDWSARIRKAGYTIWYTADAVIYHKESVSVGKANPMKTYYHTRNRILYIRRNANFFQQLVFTGFFLFLTMPKNIVGYLVNKQFDHLKNFIKGTTWNLFSSSYSRT
- a CDS encoding glycosyltransferase family 2 protein, producing MLTLVLHILFGILFAYLAINTLYFFITSVAGKFYRAPNYQPVAAKKRIAVLIPTYKEDHIIINTVQQALQHDYPRDKFTVFVAADKLQPATIAQLRAIPANVLEVRFELSSKARSLNQLLNYIPENEYDVAIIIDADNIMLPGCLEKVNAAFQKGFRAVQCHRIAKNANTPVAVLDGLSEEINNHIFRRGQRALGFSSNTIGSGMAFEFKKLKDIYNKPGILGNPACDREVDFETMKADICIEFIDDAYVLDEKVSSQAVFERQRTRWMESQIIHLRLFFDKKQGHLPKTKDYWNKLFANLAPPRLLFLLSYGLIAALFAIEYFTGISILYPPYAWWFGLTLLYFLTFVIAIPGKFYNLQTLRAILRIPLLIWSVVRALFRMNVSRKEFLHTPKAFTQDGSK
- a CDS encoding PKD domain-containing protein, which produces MKNSTYYCRQLFLLLLLFLAVFSSGYSQQIATGITAKNGEYYGFYEYKPAGYATSSTKYPLIIFLHGGGETGNGTTDLAKVASVGGTPPRLIKDGHNMTFDWNGKTESFIVLSPQCNNKYSWWQDWQVTEILEYALKNLKVDPDRIFLTGLSMGGGGTWQYAGRTLANAKQFAALGVSCGACSDIDWCNFAKANLPIWAFHAKDDGPIPVTCTEAQIDKIKACNPAVQPYMTIWPTGGHGIWGRVYDPGYSWQNPNLYEWFLGQNRGKAVNKRPVAVASDVTITTTPGTATLDASASTDADGKIVRYVFSKLSGPSAGTITTPVSTDGRTTITGLTTTGTYTYEVKVVDDRADWVTKTVTVTVNAGTPGATKPIANAGADILVYTPATTATLDGSASYHPDTKSSIAKYAWTQLNGPVSAKFSSTSVAKPELSGLSTGVYTFRLTVTDTYGNTASDDVVVTVKVYNIYPVVNAGADQTITLPTSSVTLDASGSKDPDGSLKAFEWSWVSGPSTYTIVSPSAMSTVVKDLKEGVYEFKVRVWDDLYDSANDTVKITVKAATAPVNQPPVAQAGKDISITLPTSETTLDGSASSDPENKLSSYAWKKTAGGNVVIASAKSATTKISGLEEGSYSFVLTVTDSEGLTNTDTVRVVVNPAPPPANKAPTANAGKDLIITLPTSNVTLSGSASTDPDGSIASYAWSYISGPAGYKINSPATVSTTVTGLAEGTYRFKLVVTDNGGLTAADTVQVTVKPKPNEAPTANAGKDLTITLPTSSVTLSGSASTDPDGSIASYAWSYISGPAGYKISSPATVSTTVTGLAEGTYRFKLLVTDNGGLTATDTVQVTVKPKPNEAPTANAGKDLTITLPTSSVTLSGSASTDPDGSIASYTWSYISGPAGYKISSPATVSTTVTGLAEGTYRFKLVVTDNGGLTAADTVQVTVKPKPNEAPTANAGKDLTITLPTSSVTLSGSASTDPDGSIASYAWSYISGPAGYKISSPATVSTTVTGLAEGTYRFKLVVTDNGGLTAADTLQVTVKPMPVTNKTPVADAGDNIELTFPIVATMLNGTRSYDPDGKIVSYTWSRISGPAAFSLALPNQASTLVLSLEVGTYQFRLEVKDDGGLTAADTVQVKVLPLIPPPNQAPVASAGKDIVTTLPQNQVTLNGSLSSDPDGTITAYAWSWVSGPTQYKLSNPAAVSTTLSNLVEGTYAFKLQVTDNSKASSYDTIRVTVLPEPNKAPVASAGNDFSVYLPNPVIRLNGTGSSDPDGSISSWSWKKISGPGTINISNATKAEASVLGVQAGEYVFELTIADNKGATASARVKVTVLPTPNLKPVANAGKDTGIAVPASTVFLSGANSYDPDGVITQVTWKKVQGPASFFLESPGSVTTAVGELIVGEYIFELSVTDNKGATAKDSVKVSVVNNFRYEERIRAYPNPVRQGTLNLLCMSDSAGQARITIFDMEGRLVRVQSGLKAQSVAVLTVPVAGLRPGVYTVEVRIGDRKRLLTRFVKQ